One Gossypium raimondii isolate GPD5lz chromosome 3, ASM2569854v1, whole genome shotgun sequence genomic window carries:
- the LOC128039958 gene encoding uncharacterized protein LOC128039958, translating into MRSLTCYLFAYVDCAISWKATLQATVALSTIEAEYMAITEAMKEAIWLRGKKKDNVWYFCFRDKEREMKKKKKKGKKNAATMVLQLALHDDSIWVATTDSSFQDGLLKEEILRRSFKEATVYKEPIFSIPGTPAVVQHEILNNRRHVLTKDAAGLVKLWEITRGVVVEDYGQVSFNEKKQQLFEMEELRYQLFAVAKHSGFRPTSGHYVCYIRSSPNMWHKMNDSRVTCVEEEAVLSQEAYILLYAKQAIPWFSTAIEVQKPCADPRISDSSPNS; encoded by the exons ATGAGGTCTCTCACATGCTATCTATTTGCTTATGTTGATTGTGCCATTAGTTGGAAAGCAACACTTCAAGCCACGGTGGCCTTATCAACTATTGAAGCAGAATACATGGCAATCACTGAAGCTATGAAGGAAGCAATTTGGTTAAGAG gtaaaaaaaaagataatgtTTGGTATTTTTGTTTCCGTGATAAGGAAAGagagatgaagaaaaagaagaaaaaggggaagaaaaatGCTGCAACTATGG TTTTGCAGTTGGCGTTACATGATGATAGTATCTGGGTTGCAACAACTGATTCTTCATTTCAAGATGGCCTGCTGAAGGAAGAAATCCTCAGAAGGTCTTTCAAAGAG GCTACTGTTTATAAAGAACCAATCTTTTCCATTCCTGGAACTCCAGCAGTAGTTCagcatgaaattttaaataacagaAGGCATGTATTAACTAAG GATGCTGCTGGTTTGGTAAAGCTCTGGGAGATAACCAGGGGTGTTGTGGTCGAGGACTATGGACAG GTTTCATTTAACGAGAAAAAGCAGCAGTTATTTGAGATG GAGGAACTGAGGTATCAACTATTTGCAGTTGCGAAACATTCCGGATTCAGACCTACTTCTGGACACTATGTTTGCTACATTCGATCCTCTCCTAATATGTGGCATAAGATGAATGATTCAAGG GTTACTTGTGTTGAAGAAGAAGCTGTGCTGTCCCAGGAAGCCTACATTTTGCTCTATGCTAAACAGGCTATCCCTTGGTTTTCAACTGCAATAGAAGTGCAAAAGCCTTGTGCAGACCCTAGAATTTCTGATTCTTCACCAAATTCCTAG